The sequence below is a genomic window from Thermoleophilaceae bacterium.
ACGTGCTCAGCACGCGTCTCGCACGGCTCGTGGAGGAGGGCATCCTCGAGAAGCACCGCTATCAAGACCGCCCCGCGCGCTACGAGTACAGGCTCACGGAGAAGGGCATCGCGCTCTGGCCGGTGCTCGTCTCACTGGTGAAGTGGGGCGACAAGTACGTGGCGCCGGCGGGCCCGCCCCGCCTGATCGTGCATCGCGAGTGCGGCGGCGAGGTGAACGAGCACCTGTCCTGTGACCGCTGCGGTGCGCCATTGACCGCCCGCGACGTCACCACCCGCCCGGGCCCAGGCGCCGAGGCCACCGCCGCGTAGGGGCGAAAACCAGAGCGCTCGGGCCTTAACGGCTCAAATGAGCGAACTGGCAGATTTTCCCGCCGGTAACCGACGGCAGAATCTGCCACAGGACCGGATGGTGGGCGAACTGGCCGCCAAACAGGACGGCGTGGTTGGGCTGGGTCAGCTTGAGAGCCTCGGGATCAGCGAGGGCGCGGCTCGGCGGAGCTTGAACGCGGGTCGATTACATCCGGTGCTTCCGGCCGTCTACGCGCGGTGGGGCGGGTTCACCACACGCGTCGAACGCCGTCGGCGTCCGAGGTGAACGGCTTCGCGGTAACGAGCATCGAGCGAACGCTGGTCGATCTCGCGGCCGAGATTCCGTGCTCTGCGTGCCGTCATTGCTGCTTTTGATCCGCTGGCGCCGCAGACGCATCCAGGTATTGACAGAACCTTCCTGAAGCTCATCAGGAAGCACCGCCTGCCGAAGCCACAGATCAACGTCCAGGTCGGCCCCTACGTGGTCGACTTCCTCTGGCCGGACCACAAGCTGATCGTCGAGCTCGACAGCGTCGAGTTCCACCGCACGCCCGCGGTGTTCGAGGCAGACCGCAAGCGCGACATCCACCTCAAGCGCCTCGGCTACACCGTCCTGAGGATCACCCACCGCCGGCTCCACGAGGAGCCGGCGGTGGTTGCCCAGGAGCTGCGCTACTTCCTCAGTGCTTGCGGACCTTGATGCTCTTCGCCGGGCTCGTGCCGGGGTACACCACGCCGCCGGCCGACTCCACGACCGCCTGGTAGGTGCCCGTTCGCTTGAGCCGCAGCCGGCGGCTGTACCTCGACGACGCCGCGTTGCGGTGGTGCAGGTTCGTGTGCGCAACGGTGCGGAACACGCCGTCGCGCCCGCGCTTCTGGATCTTCACGATCAGCCCGTCCTGTGCGGGCAGGACCGTGCCGGCGAAACGCGCCAGGTGACCCTTGCGCACATGGCTCGTCACGTGCATCGAGATCAGCGAGTTCACCGGCAGCGCGACCGTGGTGGCCGGCACCGGCGGATTCGTGTTCGCCCGGATCTGGATCTGCGAGCTCGCCCCGGCGGCGGTGAACTGGAACGCGTACGTGCCGTCGGCGTTGCTCACCACCGAGTTACCGATCGGCGCGAATGGCGCCGTGTACGGGAACGGCCGCGCGAGCAGCGTGACCGTGGCGTGGGCGGACCCGGTGCCGATCAGCTGTCCCGAGATGGTGAACGGACGGCTGAAGATCACGGGGTTGGGCGCGAACGTCGGAGTGGTGGTGGGCGGAGCGGTCTTGAACGTGCGGTCGCCGCTGCGCCTGGTGCCGGCGCTGCTCACCGCCACCAGCCGGAAGTGGTAGACGGTGCCGGACTTGAGGCCGGACGCCGACGCCGACACGGGAATCGGCGTGGTGCCGGCGCCCACGGCCTGATCTGGCGTGTGCCTCCCGTACTTGGTCGTCTTGCCGAACTGGAAGTGAATGGTGGTGGCGTGACCGTTGGCGTTCACGTCCCCGTTCAGCGTGGCGCTCAGCGGGCCGATGTTCGTGGCCGGCGCGCTGTGCGGCTGCGGAGCGGTGGCCGCCTGTGCGGGCGCGGCCAGGACGGCGAACGACAGCAGTGCCAGGACGGTATGGCGCATTTGTCTCCTTGTGAGAGGTGAGGGGTCTCCCCGAAACCCGCTTCGGCACGCGCAGTTGCGCTCCGGAGCGTCGCCGGGTCAATACCCGGTCAGGGGGATGCGCTAGTCCCGCGTGGCGCGCGTGAAATCAGTCTTGCGGCGATCTGGCGCTCGTACGCGCCCCGAGGTGTAGCGTTCGATCGCTATGAGGGGAGCCTTGCTAGCGGGAGTGCTTCTGCTGCTGGCGGTGTTTGCCGCGCCGGCCGCCGGCCAGGCGCAGCAGTGGGATGGATCCAACCCCTTCACCTGCACGCTTCAGAACGCGGCGTCACTGCAGGACCCGAACGCGGATCCCTTCTGCGTGGAGTACGACCACAGCGGGATCGACGCGACCGCGATACAGCAGCTCCTCTCCGACGGTCCGAACCAGCTCGCAGCCGTCGCCGGCAAGTGCTTCCTCTACCGGGTAGACCGCTTCACGAGCCCGCTCGGCGAAGTGGACACCGCGATGTTCGCGAACAAGGCCACGGGTACCGGCGGGTCGGCGATCACGAAAGCGACCGTTCCGATCCCCGCCACCGGCAGCATGATCAGCGTGCCCGTGGTCCAGGCCTGCACCGGGCAGCAGCAGACGAGCGGTGGAGGCGGCGGCACCACCGGCGGCGGCTTCCTCGGAGGCCTCGGCGCTGGGCCGAGCCCCGGCCCGGGCACGCTTCCGCGCAGCGCCTGCAAGAACTTCCGCGGCAACGCGAAGAGCGGCCTCGGCCGCGCGCGGCTGGGCCTCAAGCGCGCCGCCGTGCGGCATCGCTTCGGCAAGCCCACGCACCGCGCGGCCGGCTACTACCACTACTGCCTCCGCCACGGCGGCGACCTCGCCATCCACTTCGGCCGCCACAGCAAGACCGACGTGGTGATGACGAGCGGCAAGTCGTTCCACGCGGGGAAGGTCCGGATCGGGTCAAAGCTGAAGCGGGTGCGCAGCGCGCTCCACCACGAGCAGGTGCTCGGGCACAGCAAGCGCGACTGGGTGATCGGCGTGACACACCGCCGCTGGCGACTCCTTGTGGGCCTGTCGAAGAACCGCGTGGTCTACATCGCGGCCGTGTCGCGAAGCCTGTCCTTCGCGAAGCTCGGCAAGATCCTCAACAACGCCGCGAAGTAGAACCGGCGCGCCCGCGGGCGGGAAGTCGTACCGTTCGCTGCGCGATGCGGGGGACGATCCTGGCAGGGGTGGTCGTATCGCTGGCGATGGCTGTGGCCGCGCCGGCGTTCGGTGCGAGCGTGAAGCCGTGGGACGGCAAGAGCCCGTTCATCTGCACGATCCAGTATGCGGGCGAGGGCACGACGTTCCAGCATCCGAACGCCGACCCGTTCTGCGTCGACTACGACAAGACGCACCAGGACATCAGCCAGCTCGGCGTCGTCACGTTCCTCTCGAAGGAGCCTGCGCGGCTCGCCGCCGCGATCAACAAGTGCTGGTACTACCAGCAGGACCACTGGACCGGGCAGGTGATCGCCGGCGACGGCTCCACCGAGACCTACCACTGGGACGGCCACTACTTCTTCGACAAGCGCTGGGGCGCGGGTGGCGTGTACGTGGAGAACTTCACGATCAACCACCGCACGGCCGATCCTTCCCAGCTGCCCGGGTTCCCGGCGGCCTGGAAGCCCTACTTCGGCCCCGGCCGCGGCGGCGTGATGATGCTCGGCCAGGTGAAGGCGGACCCGCGATGCCAGTACCACGGAGGCACAGGGCCGTCGCCTTACGTGAACGAGGGCGCGATCAGCGGCCAGAAGGGCGGAGGCGCGGGGGGCGGCAAGGGCGGTGGATCCGGTGGGGGAGCGCACCCCGGCGCGGGCGGCAAGCTCCGCGCCCGCGCGTGCCGGGCCGGCGGCGCAGCCCGTCACGGGCTCGGGCCCGCGCACCTCGGTCAGAGCAGGGCCGCGCTCACGCGCAGGCTCGGGAAGCCCACCCGCCGCGCCCGCGGGATCGTGCACTTCTGCGCGCTGGCCGTGCACTTCGGCAGGCACGGCCGAGCGGACTTCATCGCGTCGGCCTCCAGGTCGTTCCACTCCGGCCGCGCGCGCGTGGGCACGCGCCTGCGCGCGGCGCGAGCCGCGTTGCATCACGAGCGCGTGCTGGCTCACCACGGCAGCGTCTGGGTGTTCGCGGTGAGCCACCGCGGCTGGCGGCTGATCGTCGGCGTGAAGCGGGGGAGGGTGAACTTCCTGATCGCCGCGTCAAGCCGGCTCAGCAACGCGCGCGTGGGCGGCCTGTTCATCGCCTC
It includes:
- a CDS encoding helix-turn-helix domain-containing protein, with amino-acid sequence MLKRDYEGQNCSIARTLELIGERWSVLIIRDAFLGIRRFEDFQADLGVARNVLSTRLARLVEEGILEKHRYQDRPARYEYRLTEKGIALWPVLVSLVKWGDKYVAPAGPPRLIVHRECGGEVNEHLSCDRCGAPLTARDVTTRPGPGAEATAA
- a CDS encoding DUF559 domain-containing protein; this encodes MDRTFLKLIRKHRLPKPQINVQVGPYVVDFLWPDHKLIVELDSVEFHRTPAVFEADRKRDIHLKRLGYTVLRITHRRLHEEPAVVAQELRYFLSACGP